In Thermodesulfobacteriota bacterium, a single window of DNA contains:
- a CDS encoding transposase, translating to MARIARVVIPGIPHNITQRGNRRMQTFFCDDDY from the coding sequence ATGGCAAGGATAGCAAGAGTCGTCATACCGGGAATACCTCACAACATCACCCAGCGGGGTAATCGCCGGATGCAGACTTTTTTCTGCGACGATGATTATCA
- the hisC gene encoding histidinol-phosphate transaminase, with amino-acid sequence MGYFRKNIENMEGYQPGEQPQDGKYIKLNTNENPYPPSPKVAEAIKKEANISIRLYPSPMADSLRRKAAEVYGAKEENILAGNGADDLLSILVRSFVGKGDMVVIPTPTYTLYDTLVAIQEGKKLNVPFTEDFEIPEGFVKRGAKLTFLANPNSPSGTFTPVKKIAGIAKELEGVLVVDEAYVDFASESAIPLINEYPNIVVLHTFSKSFSLAGMRIGLAFANRNLIQGMAKIKDSYNLNRLSIAAATAALNDMPWMEKNVAKIKKTRGELSTSLAELGFKVYPSQSNFVLAKISGRNLKGIYEKLKRRGILLRYFDTPKLQDCLRITVGTDDEIARLLEELSEILEKK; translated from the coding sequence TTGGGCTATTTCAGGAAAAACATAGAAAATATGGAGGGGTATCAGCCTGGAGAGCAACCTCAGGACGGGAAATATATCAAACTGAATACAAACGAGAACCCATACCCCCCTTCTCCAAAGGTTGCAGAAGCAATAAAAAAAGAAGCCAATATCTCAATCCGTTTATACCCGTCACCTATGGCTGATTCACTGAGGAGAAAAGCAGCAGAGGTCTATGGTGCCAAAGAAGAGAATATTCTGGCGGGAAACGGGGCTGATGACCTGCTCTCTATCCTGGTCAGATCATTTGTAGGGAAAGGCGACATGGTAGTCATACCTACTCCTACTTACACCCTTTACGATACTCTGGTGGCAATTCAGGAGGGTAAAAAATTAAACGTACCATTTACTGAGGACTTTGAAATCCCGGAAGGGTTTGTTAAACGAGGTGCAAAGCTGACCTTCCTTGCCAATCCCAACTCCCCTTCCGGAACCTTTACCCCGGTAAAAAAGATTGCAGGCATTGCTAAAGAACTGGAAGGGGTATTGGTTGTAGATGAGGCATATGTAGATTTTGCTTCTGAGAGCGCCATACCGTTGATCAATGAATATCCGAATATAGTAGTGCTGCACACCTTTTCAAAGTCTTTTTCACTGGCAGGTATGCGTATTGGTCTCGCATTTGCTAACCGTAACCTGATACAAGGAATGGCAAAGATAAAAGACTCGTATAATCTCAACAGACTGAGCATAGCTGCTGCCACTGCTGCCCTGAACGATATGCCATGGATGGAAAAGAATGTGGCAAAGATAAAGAAAACCAGGGGTGAACTCAGTACATCTCTGGCTGAATTGGGATTTAAGGTATATCCATCTCAAAGCAATTTTGTCCTGGCAAAGATTTCTGGCAGAAACTTAAAAGGCATATATGAGAAGCTGAAAAGAAGGGGTATTCTGTTAAGATATTTCGACACCCCTAAACTTCAGGACTGTCTCAGAATCACTGTTGGCACCGATGATGAGATAGCAAGGTTGCTAGAGGAACTCTCGGAGATACTAGAAAAGAAGTAG